The following coding sequences are from one Haliotis asinina isolate JCU_RB_2024 chromosome 3, JCU_Hal_asi_v2, whole genome shotgun sequence window:
- the LOC137276660 gene encoding E3 ubiquitin-protein ligase TRIM9-like: protein MYEAMNMNNDDPMERQLSCSVCLELFTDPMLLPCLHSLCRHCVERLTTSVTSQTFKCPECNRQVALGASGYASLKRNFPLSSMVAIYKQSRKKSKLSQSARTLDNHSDQLITPNQGLPPTTGDLQTTLSNPYGAQQAILQNQMMQGTLLYQAQQTTVPNQVLQDRLPYQAQQMTVPNEVLQGTNPYQAQQTMDLNQGTLGTLSYETQQTTVLSTCSTCEIGQNSQAYVFCETCNISFCETCLGVYHPDDIGHTLKLLQEPPPPVHVQHQDEPQKCTLCDTTARVRCLECQMSFCDSCLHAFHPTTNTTVDHTLADVRPKLPQGNPQAAQVAARQPSESTRNLQGNISSVEPRVGVSVVSDLAQFAVECTCNTCQTTPTQTATVRCLDCSVNLCNGCVGQHQSQFPNHSLMDISLSPKTVGSKRKSTKNKPAPRKSVNVQLKLVEVMNIRAEAMAELLHVLRDRRGSVQRTAR from the exons ATGTACGAAGCCATGAACATGAACAATGACGACCCGATGGAGAGGCAGCTATCTTGTTCTGTATGCCTGGAACTTTTCACAGACCCTATGCTTCTTCCATGTCTCCATTCGCTGTGTCGACATTGCGTGGAGAGGCTCACAACATCTGTCACGTCACAGACATTTAAATGTCCAGAATGCAACCGTCAAGTTGCTTTGGGTGCAAGTGGATATGCTAGTTTAAAACGAAACTTCCCTTTGAGTAGTATGGTTGCTATATACAAACAATCCCGAAAAAAAAGCAAATTGTCTCAGTCTGCGCGGACTTTAGACAACCATTCAGATCAGCTGATAACTCCAAATCAAGGTCTTCCCCCTACGACAGGAGACCTGCAAACGACGCTTTCAAATCCATATGGAGCCCAACAGGCAATACTTCAAAATCAGATGATGCAGGGCACTCTTCTATATCAAGCTCAGCAGACCACTGTTCCAAATCAAGTGTTACAGGACAGACTTCCATATCAAGCTCAGCAGATGACAGTTCCAAATGAAGTATTGCAGGGAACAAATCCCTATCAAGCCCAGCAGACGATGGATCTAAATCAAGGCACGCTGGGCACGCTTTCATATGAAACGCAGCAGACGACAGTTTTATCCACGTGCAGCACCTGCGAGATAGGACAGAATAGTCAAGCATATGTTTTCTGTGAGACTTGTAACATTTCATTCTGCGAGACCTGTCTCGGAGTCTACCATCCAGATGACATCGGCCATACACTAAAGCTGTTGCAGGAACCACCGCCACCAGTACATGTACAGCACCAGGATGAG CCCCAAAAGTGCACCCTCTGTGACACCACAGCCCGTGTGCGATGTCTGGAGTGTCAGATGAGCTTCTGTGACAGCTGCCTCCATGCCTTCCACCCGACCACGAACACAACCGTGGACCATACCCTGGCGGATGTACGACCCAAGCTTCCCCAAGGTAACCCACAAGCTGCACAGGTGGCGGCAAGACAACCGTCAGAATCTACGAGGAATCTCCAGGGTAACATCAGTTCAGTCGAGCCCAGG GTTGGTGTTAGTGTCGTGTCGGACCTTGCTCAGTTTGCTGTGGAGTGTACCTGCAATACATGTCAAACCACGCCCACACAGACGGCCACAGTTAGATGCTTGGACTGCTCTGTGAATCTGTGCAATGGGTGCGTGGGCCAGCACCAATCACAGTTCCCGAACCATTCTCTCATGGATATCAGCCTATCGCCAAAGACGGTAGGAAGCAAACGTAAATCAACTAAAAACAAGCCTGCGCCTAGGAAATCTGTGAATGTGCAG